One region of Juglans regia cultivar Chandler chromosome 4, Walnut 2.0, whole genome shotgun sequence genomic DNA includes:
- the LOC108995115 gene encoding transcription factor ORG2-like has translation MINMFALSPTWPPSAIGLESEQYSINQDQYCQSYEDPQTFESAHHKQVGLDPHAHVTAPTAPVGGGGGDPKMVQKLNHNASERARRKKMNGLYSSLRSLLPEADQMKKLSIPTTVSRMIKYIPELEQQVVGLIQRKEELLSRISRQVDQNTHQENQPKGSVAAWISLSTVSASRVNDREVVIQIPTCEDQKTPLSEILLALEEDGLLLLNASSFEVFGGRAFYNLHLQEVERSTQSLECETLE, from the exons ATGATCAATATGTTCGCGTTATCACCAACTTGGCCGCCTTCAGCCATCGGATTGGAGTCGGAGCAATATTCCATAAATCAAGACCAGTACTGCCAGAGCTATGAAGACCCCCAGACATTCGAGTCTGCTCATCATAAACAAGTCGGGCTTGACCCTCATGCTCACGTGACAGCACCAACGGCGCctgttggtggtggtggtggtgaccCAAAAATGGTTCAAAAGCTTAATCACAATGCTAGCGAGCGTGCTCGTCGCAAGAAGATGAATGGTCTGTACTCGTCTCTACGTTCGCTGCTTCCAGAGGCAGATCAGATG AAGAAATTAAGCATTCCGACCACAGTTTCAAGGATGATAAAATACATACCGGAGCTGGAACAGCAAGTGGTGGGACTGATTCAAAGGAAGGAAGAGCTTTTGTCGAGGATTTCTAGGCAGGTAGATCAAAATACTCATCAAGAAAACCAACCAAAAGGATCAGTTGCTGCATGGATCTCTTTGTCTACTGTTTCAGCTAGTCGGGTTAATGATAGAGAAGTTGTGATTCAAATACCAACATGTGAAGACCAGAAGACTCCATTATCTGAGATACTTCTCGCTTTAGAGGAGGATGGACTTCTACTACTTAATGCGTCATCCTTTGAGGTCTTTGGAGGGAGGGCCTTTTATAACTTACATCTTCAAGAG GTTGAAAGAAGTACTCAAAGTTTGGAGTGCGAGACTCTTGAGTGA
- the LOC108982063 gene encoding haloacid dehalogenase-like hydrolase domain-containing protein 3, whose translation MSLIAKRTNLPRLLSSGSCRSNTSGIRMGHFGKYGAMCWSTAVAPAESRSVGLEMFGLKDYEDYRRSLYGEITHKALLVDAAGTLLLPSQPMAQIYRKIGEKYGVKYSETEILNRYRRAYDQPWGRSRLRYVNDGRPFWQYIVSYSTGCSDTQYFEELYSYYTTDKAWHLCDPDAEKVFKALRKAGVKLGVVSNFDTRLRPLLRALNCDHWFDAVAVSAEVEAEKPNPTIFLKACDLLGVKPEDAVHVGDDRRNDIWGARDAGCDAWLWGSDVHSFKEVAQRIGVRV comes from the exons ATGTCTCTGATTGCAAAGAGAACGAATCTCCCTAGACTTCTCTCTTCTGGGTCATGTCGATCTAATACCAGTGGGATTCGGATGGGCCACTTTGGGAAATATGGGGCAATGTGTTGGTCCACCGCGGTTGCTCCGGCGGAGTCGAGGTCCGTGGGGCTGGAGATGTTTGGACTGAAAGACTATGAGGATTATCGGAGGTCTTTGTACGGTGAGATCACTCACAAGGCCTTGTTGGTTGACGCTGCTGGCacacttcttcttccttctcagCCTATGGCtcag ATTTATAGGAAGATCGGGGAGAAATATGGGGTGAAGTACTCAGAGACTGAGATACTGAACAGATACAGAAGGGCTTATGACCAGCCTTGGGGTAGATCTCGCCTCAG ATATGTTAATGATGGGAGGCCCTTCTGGCAATATATAGTCAGTTATTCCACGGGCTGTTCAGATACTCAATACTTTGAAGAGCTTTATAGCTATTACACAACTGATAAG GCTTGGCACCTCTGTGATCCTGATGCTGAGAAAGTTTTTAAAGCTCTGAGAAAAGCGGGTGTGAAGTTGGGCGTTGTGTCAAATTTTGACACTCGATTAAGACCTCTGTTGCGGGCTCTAAATTGTGATCATTGGTTTGATGCTGTGGCAGTGTCAGCTGAA GTTGAAGCAGAGAAACCAAATCCAACAATATTTCTAAAAGCTTGCGATTTATTGGGAGTAAAGCCTGAGGATGCTGTACATGTAGGGGATGACCGCAGGAATGATATATGGGGTGCCAGAGATGCAGGTTGTGATGCTTGGCTTTGGGGAAGTGATGTTCACTCTTTTAAGGAG GTTGCTCAGAGGATAGGTGTCCGGGTGTAA
- the LOC108982064 gene encoding uncharacterized protein LOC108982064 isoform X1 gives MGSVEKCGRFDEEHIMTDEEFVFYRNEVVKSEGFDIPSMPDVSSFHMIQPCNLNREDEYILFQQYSQLAIDEYHRRFKVTSVKLELVKVLKTMSMVLDIVRFFITFEAKDLDDGGKTKTYQAVVRMDVFGESVLSFRLKPTEDEQGNHGKAWFWEGHLADGFVV, from the exons ATGGGTTCGGTAGAAAAGTGTGGCAGATTTGATGAAGAGCATATAATGACTGACGAGGAATTCGTCTTCTACAGGAATGAAGTTGTGAAGAGCGAG GGCTTTGATATTCCTTCCATGCCTGACGTCTCCTCTTTTCACATGATCCAACCATGCAACTTAAACCGCGAGGACGAATACATCTTGTTCCAACAATATTCGCAGCTTGCAATTGACGAATACCACCGTCGCTTCaag GTTACAAGTGTGAAGCTGGAGCTTGTGAAGGTTTTAAAAACAATGTCTATGGTTCTTGATATAGTCAGGTTTTTCATCACCTTTGAGGCCAAGGATCTTGATGATGGAGGCAAGACTAAGACCTATCAAGCTGTAGTGCGTATGGATGTATTTGGGGAGTCTGTGTTGTCTTTCAGGCTAAAACCTACTGAGGATGAACAAG GCAATCATGGGAAAGCATGGTTTTGGGAAGGTCATCTTGCAGATG GTTTTGTAGTTTGA
- the LOC108982064 gene encoding uncharacterized protein LOC108982064 isoform X2, producing the protein MGSVEKCGRFDEEHIMTDEEFVFYRNEVVKSEGFDIPSMPDVSSFHMIQPCNLNREDEYILFQQYSQLAIDEYHRRFKVTSVKLELVKVLKTMSMVLDIVRFFITFEAKDLDDGGKTKTYQAVVRMDVFGESVLSFRLKPTEDEQGEADDGNLHLF; encoded by the exons ATGGGTTCGGTAGAAAAGTGTGGCAGATTTGATGAAGAGCATATAATGACTGACGAGGAATTCGTCTTCTACAGGAATGAAGTTGTGAAGAGCGAG GGCTTTGATATTCCTTCCATGCCTGACGTCTCCTCTTTTCACATGATCCAACCATGCAACTTAAACCGCGAGGACGAATACATCTTGTTCCAACAATATTCGCAGCTTGCAATTGACGAATACCACCGTCGCTTCaag GTTACAAGTGTGAAGCTGGAGCTTGTGAAGGTTTTAAAAACAATGTCTATGGTTCTTGATATAGTCAGGTTTTTCATCACCTTTGAGGCCAAGGATCTTGATGATGGAGGCAAGACTAAGACCTATCAAGCTGTAGTGCGTATGGATGTATTTGGGGAGTCTGTGTTGTCTTTCAGGCTAAAACCTACTGAGGATGAACAAG GAGAGGCTGATGATGGAAATCTTCACCTTTTTTGA